A DNA window from Streptomyces sp. CA-278952 contains the following coding sequences:
- a CDS encoding SDR family NAD(P)-dependent oxidoreductase, whose translation MSTEHSSTPAAEAKAEDRTEFAGRTALITGGASGIGLALARRLASGGAAVVVADYDEESARKAAADLESAGARAAAVAMDVTDPASVEAGVRFAVDTFGALHLAVNNAGIAGPSSPTGAYPVEDWNRVVATNLSGVFHSMRYELPAIVAAGGGAIVNMSSILGTNGFAGSPAYVAAKHGVVGLTKTAALEYAGQNVRINAVGPGFIDTPLLRNTDPGAREQLISLHPAGRLGTAEEVAELAAFLLSDKASFIHGSYHLVDGGYSAP comes from the coding sequence ATGAGCACCGAGCACAGCTCCACCCCCGCAGCCGAGGCGAAGGCCGAAGACCGGACCGAGTTCGCGGGCCGCACCGCCCTCATCACCGGAGGCGCCTCCGGTATCGGCCTCGCCCTGGCCCGCCGGCTCGCATCCGGCGGCGCGGCGGTCGTCGTCGCCGACTACGACGAGGAGAGCGCGCGCAAGGCCGCGGCCGACCTGGAGAGCGCCGGAGCCAGGGCCGCCGCCGTCGCGATGGACGTCACCGACCCGGCCTCCGTCGAAGCGGGCGTGCGGTTCGCGGTGGACACCTTCGGCGCCCTCCACCTGGCCGTCAACAACGCCGGCATCGCGGGCCCCAGCAGCCCCACCGGCGCATACCCGGTCGAGGACTGGAACCGCGTCGTCGCCACCAACCTCAGCGGCGTCTTCCACTCGATGCGCTACGAACTGCCCGCCATCGTCGCGGCGGGCGGCGGCGCGATCGTCAACATGTCCTCCATCCTCGGCACCAACGGCTTCGCGGGGTCGCCCGCCTACGTCGCGGCCAAGCACGGCGTCGTCGGTCTCACCAAGACCGCCGCGCTCGAATACGCCGGACAGAACGTCCGCATCAACGCGGTCGGCCCCGGCTTCATCGACACCCCGCTCCTGCGGAACACCGACCCGGGGGCCCGCGAGCAGCTGATCTCCCTGCACCCGGCGGGACGGCTCGGCACCGCCGAGGAGGTCGCCGAACTCGCCGCCTTCCTCCTCTCCGACAAGGCCTCCTTCATCCACGGCAGCTACCACCTGGTGGACGGCGGCTACTCCGCCCCGTGA
- a CDS encoding NAD(P)-dependent alcohol dehydrogenase, translated as MKAVQYRAVGAAPEVVTVPDPEPGPGQVLLKVTAAGVCHSDIAVMSWPADQIPFPLPLTLGHEGVGTVAALGDGVDGFALGDSVAVYGPWGCGTCVNCAEGRENYCLRAQELGIMPPGLGAPGAMAEYMIVDDPRHLIPIGDLDPVKTVPLTDAGLTPYHAIVRSRAKLVPGSTAVVIGTGGLGHVAIQLLRAMTAARVIALDVTEDKLALARTVGAHEAVLSDEKAAARVMELTGGLGAHVVLDFVGAPPTVATAGAVARVDGDVTIVGIGGGALPVGFGTLPYGTNVSAPYWGSRKELAEVLDLAHAGAVDVHVETYSLDEAPLAYERLHDGRINGRAVILPGG; from the coding sequence ATGAAAGCCGTTCAGTACCGAGCCGTCGGCGCCGCCCCCGAGGTGGTCACCGTTCCGGACCCCGAGCCCGGACCCGGCCAGGTCCTGCTGAAGGTCACCGCCGCCGGTGTCTGCCACTCCGACATCGCCGTGATGAGCTGGCCCGCCGACCAGATCCCCTTCCCGCTGCCCCTGACTCTGGGGCACGAGGGCGTCGGCACGGTCGCCGCCCTCGGTGACGGCGTCGACGGCTTCGCCCTCGGCGACTCCGTCGCGGTCTACGGCCCCTGGGGCTGCGGCACCTGTGTGAACTGCGCCGAAGGCAGGGAGAACTACTGCCTGCGCGCCCAGGAGCTCGGCATCATGCCGCCCGGACTCGGCGCACCCGGCGCGATGGCCGAGTACATGATCGTCGACGACCCCCGCCACCTGATCCCGATCGGTGACCTCGACCCGGTGAAGACCGTGCCCCTCACGGACGCCGGACTGACCCCGTACCACGCGATCGTGCGCTCCCGGGCGAAGCTGGTGCCCGGCTCCACCGCCGTCGTCATCGGTACCGGCGGCCTCGGCCACGTCGCGATCCAGCTGCTGCGCGCCATGACGGCCGCCCGGGTGATCGCCCTCGACGTCACCGAGGACAAGCTCGCCCTGGCCAGGACCGTCGGCGCGCACGAGGCCGTCCTCTCCGACGAGAAGGCGGCCGCCCGGGTCATGGAGCTGACCGGCGGACTCGGCGCCCACGTGGTCCTCGACTTCGTCGGAGCGCCGCCCACCGTGGCGACCGCGGGAGCCGTCGCCCGTGTCGACGGTGACGTCACCATCGTCGGCATCGGCGGCGGCGCGCTCCCGGTCGGCTTCGGCACGCTTCCGTACGGCACCAACGTCAGCGCGCCCTACTGGGGCTCGCGCAAGGAACTCGCCGAGGTCCTCGACCTGGCCCACGCCGGAGCGGTCGACGTCCACGTGGAGACGTACTCCCTCGACGAGGCCCCGCTCGCCTACGAGCGCCTCCACGACGGCAGGATCAACGGCCGGGCCGTCATCCTCCCGGGCGGCTGA